The Populus trichocarpa isolate Nisqually-1 chromosome 2, P.trichocarpa_v4.1, whole genome shotgun sequence genome has a window encoding:
- the LOC7497254 gene encoding aspartyl protease family protein 2 yields the protein MEGKARNAPALLFFSFTCVFLSLSTTTLSTSPQFQTLTVNPLPNKPTLSWADTGPESEPETQTLTDSTSTEASTTTSLSVQLHHLDALSSDETPQDLFNSRLARDASRVKSLTSLAAAVGSTNRTRARGPGFSSSVTSGLAQGSGEYFTRLGVGTPARYVFMVLDTGSDVVWIQCAPCKKCYSQTDPVFNPTKSRSFANIPCGSPLCRRLDSPGCSTKKQICLYQVSYGDGSFTYGEFSTETLTFRGTRVGRVALGCGHDNEGLFIGAAGLLGLGRGRLSFPSQIGRRFSRKFSYCLVDRSASSKPSYMVFGDSAISRTARFTPLVSNPKLDTFYYVELLGVSVGGTRVPGITASLFKLDSTGNGGVIIDSGTSVTRLTRPAYVALRDAFRVGASNLKRAPEFSLFDTCFDLSGKTEVKVPTVVLHFRGADVSLPASNYLIPVDNSGSFCFAFAGTMSGLSIVGNIQQQGFRVVYDLAASRVGFAPRGCA from the coding sequence ATGGAAGGAAAAGCAAGAAATGCTCctgctctccttttcttttccttcaccTGCGTTTTCCTTTCCCTCTCCACTACCACTCTCTCGACTTCACCGCAGTTCCAAACCCTAACCGTCAACCCCCTCCCTAACAAGCCCACTCTCTCATGGGCCGACACCGGACCCGAATCCGAACCCGAGACTCAAACCCTCACCGACTCAACCTCAACAGAAGCCTCCACCACCACTTCCCTTTCCGTACAGCTACACCACTTAGATGCCTTGTCTTCGGACGAAACCCCACAAGATCTTTTCAACTCGAGGCTCGCACGTGATGCCTCACGTGTCAAATCCTTGACATCTCTTGCTGCAGCCGTTGGCAGTACAAACAGGACTCGTGCTCGCGGCCCTGGGTTCAGTAGTTCTGTAACATCAGGACTCGCTCAAGGGAGTGGCGAGTACTTCACGCGCCTCGGTGTAGGGACACCAGCAAGATATGTCTTCATGGTGCTCGACACTGGAAGCGACGTCGTTTGGATCCAGTGTGCTCCGTGCAAAAAATGTTACTCTCAAACCGACCCGGTTTTTAACCCGACTAAATCCAGATCCTTCGCCAACATCCCCTGCGGGTCACCCTTGTGTAGGAGACTTGATTCTCCAGGTTGCAGCACGAAGAAACAGATTTGTCTCTATCAGGTCTCTTACGGCGACGGGTCCTTCACTTACGGTGAGTTCTCAACCGAAACGCTGACGTTTCGAGGCACTAGAGTTGGGCGTGTGGCGCTTGGTTGTGGGCATGATAATGAAGGGCTTTTCATTGGTGCTGCTGGGTTGCTGGGACTTGGAAGGGGTAGATTATCATTTCCTTCCCAAATTGGTCGCCGGTTCAGCCGGAAGTTCTCTTATTGCTTGGTGGACCGGTCTGCTTCTTCTAAACCGTCTTATATGGTTTTTGGCGACTCGGCTATTTCAAGAACCGCTCGGTTCACTCCATTGGTGTCCAACCCGAAATTAGACACCTTTTACTATGTTGAGCTTCTTGGGGTTAGTGTTGGTGGGACGCGTGTCCCTGGGATCACAGCTTCTTTATTCAAACTTGACTCGACAGGGAATGGTGGAGTTATAATTGATTCGGGCACGTCAGTTACCCGGTTGACCCGGCCCGCTTATGTGGCTCTGCGCGATGCTTTCCGGGTCGGAGCATCCAATTTGAAACGGGCACCGGAATTCTCATTGTTTGACACGTGTTTTGATCTATCTGGGAAGACAGAGGTGAAGGTGCCAACGGTGGTTTTACATTTTAGAGGTGCTGACGTATCATTACCGGCGTCGAACTATTTGATACCAGTGGACAATAGTGGGAGTTTCTGCTTTGCGTTTGCGGGTACAATGAGTGGATTGTCGATAGTCGGGAATATCCAACAACAAGGTTTCCGGGTTGTATACGACTTGGCGGCCTCACGGGTCGGATTTGCTCCCCGTGGATGTGCTTGA
- the LOC7457401 gene encoding protein DEFECTIVE IN MERISTEM SILENCING 3 isoform X2 yields MLQSNSEDNFESPIKDIKRHEDNLKFLKSQANHLDESILDLQVRLGKYHSKDAASENNDLHPEEESTQQILHQEQSAAGILCKVKSYHAIHASNLSLIKDVLGIVATLARVDNDTLSRPFAGGFIANDPQKKLALLKPKLPDGKCPSGFLDFVVNMVNLDDRNLFCVTAGGHGLRETLFYNLFSYLQVYKTRADMLSALPCITHGALSLDGGMITKNGLFLLGSRENFEVKFPLITGRSGLSLNYSQIETRIRKLRWEQHNIEQDMLREQQLLDKARAASSGKPQV; encoded by the exons ATGCTTCAATCCAACTCCGAG GATAATTTTGAGAGCCCGATAAAAGATATCAAAAGGCATGAAGACAACCTAAAATTTTTGAAGTCGCAAGCAAATCATTTAGATGAATCTATACTTGATCTGCAAG TGAGGCTTGGAAAGTATCATTCCAAAGATGCAGCAAGTGAAAACAATGACCTTCACCCTGAGGAAGAATCAACACAACAGATATTACACCAAGAGCAATCTGCAGCTGGTATATTGTGCAAGGTAAAATCTTATCATGCAATTCACGCATCGAATTTGTCATTGATCAAGGATGTGCTGGGTATTGTGGCTACTCTTGCCAGAGTTGATAATGATACTCTTAGTAG GCCATTTGCGGGCGGTTTTATAGCCAATGATCCACAAAAGAAACTTGCTCTTTTAAAGCCGAAGTTACCAGATGGGAAGTGTCCTTCTGGATTTCTTGACTTCGTGGTGAACATGGTCAATCTGGATGATCGGAACTTGTTTTGTGTTACTGCTGGTGGACATGGTCTTAGAGAGACATTATTCTATAACCTATTTTCTTACCTGCAAGTATACAAGACTAGAGCTGACATGCTTTCTGCTCTCCCATGCATAACTCATGGAGCCCTGTCTTTAGATGGTGGGATGATCACGAAAAATGGTCTCTTTTTACTTGGCAGCAG GGAAAATTTTGAGGTGAAATTCCCATTGATCACTGGGAGATCTGGTTTGTCTTTGAATTATAGTCAAATTGAAACTAGGATCAGGAAGTTGAGATGGGAACAGCATAATATTGAGCAGGATATGCTAAGAGAACAGCAGTTGTTGGATAAAGCTAGGGCTGCTTCTTCAGGCAAGCCACAAGTATGA
- the LOC7457401 gene encoding protein DEFECTIVE IN MERISTEM SILENCING 3 isoform X1 gives MLQSNSEDNFESPIKDIKRHEDNLKFLKSQANHLDESILDLQVRLGKYHSKDAASENNDLHPEEESTQQILHQEQSAAGILCKVKSYHAIHASNLSLIKDVLGIVATLARVDNDTLSRLLSEYLGLETMLGIVCKTFDGIKALEKYDGNGKIKDIAGLHGLGSSIGRKIDGRFTAFCLEDLRPFAGGFIANDPQKKLALLKPKLPDGKCPSGFLDFVVNMVNLDDRNLFCVTAGGHGLRETLFYNLFSYLQVYKTRADMLSALPCITHGALSLDGGMITKNGLFLLGSRENFEVKFPLITGRSGLSLNYSQIETRIRKLRWEQHNIEQDMLREQQLLDKARAASSGKPQV, from the exons ATGCTTCAATCCAACTCCGAG GATAATTTTGAGAGCCCGATAAAAGATATCAAAAGGCATGAAGACAACCTAAAATTTTTGAAGTCGCAAGCAAATCATTTAGATGAATCTATACTTGATCTGCAAG TGAGGCTTGGAAAGTATCATTCCAAAGATGCAGCAAGTGAAAACAATGACCTTCACCCTGAGGAAGAATCAACACAACAGATATTACACCAAGAGCAATCTGCAGCTGGTATATTGTGCAAGGTAAAATCTTATCATGCAATTCACGCATCGAATTTGTCATTGATCAAGGATGTGCTGGGTATTGTGGCTACTCTTGCCAGAGTTGATAATGATACTCTTAGTAG GCTTCTCTCAGAGTACTTGGGATTGGAGACTATGCTGGGAATAGTCTGCAAAACATTCGATGGAATTAAGGCTTTAGAGAAGTATGATGGAAATGGCAAAATAAAAGACATAGCTGGTCTGCATGGTCTTGGATCTTCAATTGGGAGGAAAATTGATGGTCGATTTACTGCATTTTGCCTTGAAGATTTGAG GCCATTTGCGGGCGGTTTTATAGCCAATGATCCACAAAAGAAACTTGCTCTTTTAAAGCCGAAGTTACCAGATGGGAAGTGTCCTTCTGGATTTCTTGACTTCGTGGTGAACATGGTCAATCTGGATGATCGGAACTTGTTTTGTGTTACTGCTGGTGGACATGGTCTTAGAGAGACATTATTCTATAACCTATTTTCTTACCTGCAAGTATACAAGACTAGAGCTGACATGCTTTCTGCTCTCCCATGCATAACTCATGGAGCCCTGTCTTTAGATGGTGGGATGATCACGAAAAATGGTCTCTTTTTACTTGGCAGCAG GGAAAATTTTGAGGTGAAATTCCCATTGATCACTGGGAGATCTGGTTTGTCTTTGAATTATAGTCAAATTGAAACTAGGATCAGGAAGTTGAGATGGGAACAGCATAATATTGAGCAGGATATGCTAAGAGAACAGCAGTTGTTGGATAAAGCTAGGGCTGCTTCTTCAGGCAAGCCACAAGTATGA
- the LOC7497255 gene encoding cytochrome P450 703A2 — MDIIATLFSLLLFLVIVANFILRWGNLKSQHKSKRLPPGPPRLPVFGNLLQLGQQPHRDLASLCDKYGPLVYLRLGSVDAITTNDPEIIREILVRQDEVFASRPRTLAAVHLAYGCGDVALAPLGPHWKRMRRICMEQLLTTRRLESFANHRADEAQHLVMDVWSRTQTGKPLSLREVLGAFSMNNVTRMLLGKQYFGAESAGPQEAMEFMHITHELFRLLGVIYLGDYLPFWRWIDPHGCEKKMREVEKRVDDFHNKIIEEHRKTRKTKRKETGEEDKDMDFVDVLLSLPGENGKEHMDDVEIKALIQDMIAAATDTSAVTNEWAMAEVIKHPRVLSKIQQELDSVVGPNRMVTESDLAHLNYLRCVVRETFRMHPAGPLLIPHESLRATTINGYHIPDKTRVFINTHGLGRNTKLWADVEEFRPERHWLADGSRVEISHGADFKILPFSAGKRKCPGAPLGVTLVLMALARLFHCFDWTPPEGLSPEDIDTTEVYGMTMPKAKPLLAMARPRLAEHMYH; from the exons ATGGACATTATTGCCACCTTGTTTTCACTCCTACTCTTTCTGGTTATAGTTGCAAACTTCATACTACGGTGGGGAAATTTGAAGTCACAGCATAAATCCAAAAGGCTTCCTCCAGGCCCGCCAAGATTGCCTGTTTTCGGCAACCTTCTACAGCTTGGCCAGCAGCCTCACCGGGACTTAGCTTCCTTGTGTGATAAATATGGGCCACTAGTCTACCTCCGACTTGGCAGCGTGGATGCCATTACCACCAACGATCCTGAAATCATACGCGAAATACTTGTACGCCAAGATGAAGTTTTCGCATCCCGGCCGAGAACTCTCGCAGCCGTCCACCTAGCTTATGGGTGTGGAGATGTGGCCTTGGCCCCATTAGGTCCACATTGGAAGAGAATGAGGAGGATCTGCATGGAGCAACTACTAACCACAAGGAGGCTCGAGTCTTTTGCAAATCACCGTGCCGATGAAGCCCAACATCTGGTCATGGATGTTTGGTCCCGGACCCAAACAGGAAAGCCTTTGAGCTTGAGGGAAGTGCTTGGTGCCTTTTCCATGAACAATGTGACTAGGATGTTGCTAGGTAAGCAATATTTTGGTGCAGAATCAGCAGGCCCACAAGAGGCCATGGAATTCATGCACATAACCCATGAGTTGTTTCGGCTTCTGGGGGTGATCTACCTTGGTGATTATTTACCATTTTGGAGGTGGATTGACCCTCATGGctgtgaaaagaaaatgagggaaGTGGAGAAAAGAGTGGATGattttcacaataaaattattgaagaacACAGAAAGACAAGGAAGACAAAGAGAAAGGAAACTGGAGAGGAAGACAAAGACATGGACTTTGTTGATGTTCTACTATCATTGCCTGGTGAGAATGGGAAAGAACACATGGATGATGTAGAGATCAAAGCTCTAATTCAG GACATGATAGCTGCTGCTACAGACACTTCAGCTGTAACCAATGAATGGGCAATGGCAGAGGTGATCAAGCATCCACGTGTCCTTTCCAAAATACAACAGGAGCTTGATTCAGTTGTGGGTCCCAATCGAATGGTCACGGAATCTGATTTGGCCCACCTTAACTACTTACGCTGCGTTGTACGGGAAACATTCCGCATGCACCCAGCTGGGCCTTTGCTTATCCCGCATGAGTCCTTACGCGCCACCACAATCAATGGCTACCACATCCCTGACAAAACCCGGGTATTTATCAACACTCATGGGCTGGGCCGAAATACTAAACTCTGGGCCGATGTCGAGGAGTTTCGTCCCGAGAGACATTGGCTGGCTGATGGGAGCCGAGTGGAGATAAGCCACGGAGCTGATTTTAAGATATTGCCATTCAGCGCAGGTAAAAGGAAATGCCCTGGCGCACCACTTGGTGTGACTCTGGTACTCATGGCTTTGGCTCGACTCTTTCATTGTTTTGACTGGACCCCGCCAGAGGGGCTAAGCCCCGAAGATATTGACACGACTGAGGTTTATGGCATGACCATGCCCAAGGCTAAGCCCTTGTTGGCTATGGCTCGGCCACGCTTGGCAGAGCATATGTACCACTGA
- the LOC7497256 gene encoding retrovirus-related Pol polyprotein from transposon TNT 1-94 — translation MDPELQRKIQETVIDILKHASMDEITEFKVRATATERLDFDLSHIEHKKFIRGVIESFLLSTMDEEGKEANGNVREDTKEALQEEHEEVLTKKEVGTDGNRVICKLSERRSVTIQEFKGKSFVSIRDFYQKDGNLLPSKIGICLTSEQWTAIKQNVPAIEEAIAKMQSMLSSGLDVEQNGQISKPVADSISQELPLEISRIEVSRFDGKNYQFWAPQMEFFLKQLKIVYVLTVPRPSIATSPPASAEEIAQAKATEQKWCNDDHLCRLNILNSLSDSIYYKYAKKIKTAKELWEDLKLVYLYDEFGTKRSQVKKYIEFQMVDEKSIFDQLQELNGIADAIVAAGMFIDENFHVSTVISKLPPSWKDFCMKLMHEEYLPFWILMDRVRAEEESRNQDKLGEPSSHVHSHHPKYLGPRIRDMKKPGLHWKRRDIEVDNNKSLTCYFCGKKGHISKHCPDKKFDRGASEKHGKENSSAPAVTEVNIEHCSN, via the exons ATGGACCCAGAGCTCCAGCGGAAAATCCAGGAAACAGTAATTGACATACTAAAACACGCTAGCATGGACGAAATCACTGAATTCAAAGTTCGAGCCACCGCCACTGAGCGACTCGACTTCGATTTGTCCCATATCGAACACAAGAAATTTATCAGAGGCGTTATCGAGTCCTTTTTGCTCTCTACCATGGACGAGGAAGGTAAAGAAGCCAATGGAAACGTAAGAGAAGACACTAAGGAAGCACTGCAAGAAGAACACGAGGAAGTGTTGACTAAGAAGGAGGTTGGTACTGATGGTAATCGCGTTATTTGTAAG cTATCAGAGAGAAGAAGCGTGACGATTCAAGAATTTAAAGGGAAATCATTCGTGTCGATAAGGGACTTTTATCAGAAAGATGGAAACCTGCTTCCTTCTAAAATAG GAATTTGCTTGACATCTGAACAATGGACAGCCATCAAGCAAAATGTGCCTGCAATAGAGGAAGCCATTGCGAAGATGCAATCAATGTTAAG TTCTGGCCTTGATGTTGAACAAAATGGACAAATCTCTAAGCCAGTGGCTGATTCTATTTCTCAAGAACTCCCCCTCGAGATTTCTCGTATTGAGGTCAGCCGTTTTGATGGGAAGAATTATCAGTTCTGGGCACCACAGATGGAATTTTTCTTGAAGCAATTAAAGATTGTGTATGTGCTTACTGTCCCTCGCCCAAGCATTGCTACAAGCCCACCGGCCAGTGCTGAAGAAATTGCTCAAGCCAAAGCTACAGAGCAAAAGTGGTGCAATGATGACCATCTCTGTCGCCTCAACATTTTGAATTCTCTATCTGATTCTATTTATTACAAGTATGCAAAGAAGATTAAGACTGCCAAGGAACTATGGGAAGACCTGAAATTGGTTTACCTTTATGATGAGTTTGGAACAAAGAGATCTCAAGTTAAAAAGTACATTGAATTTCAAATGGTTGATGAGAAATCGATTTTTGACCAACTTCAGGAACTTAATGGCATTGCAGATGCAATTGTTGCTGCAGGAATGTTTATTGATGAGAACTTTCATGTTAGCACTGTCatttccaagcttcctccatcTTGGAAGGACTTCTGCATGAAGTTGATGCATGAGGAGTATCTTCCTTTCTGGATATTAATGGACCGTGTAAGGGCCGAGGAAGAGTCTCGCAATCAAGATAAGTTAGGGGAGCCCTCCAGTCATGTACATTCACATCATCCCAAGTATCTTGGACCTAGGATCAGAGATATGAAGAAGCCAGGGTTGCATTGGAAGAGACGAGATATAGAGGTAGATAATAACAAGTCCTTGACATGCTACTTTTGCGGGAAGAAGGGACACATTTCTAAACACTGTCCTGATAAAAAGTTTGACAGGGGAGCTAGTGAGAAGCATGGCAAGGAAAACTCATCTGCACCTGCAGTTACAGAGGTGAACATAGAGCACTGCAGTAACTAA
- the LOC7497257 gene encoding transcription factor MTB1, translated as MKIEVGMGGGAWNDEDKTMVAAVLGSKAFNYLLSNSVANQNLLMVMCGDENLQNKLSDLVDCPNSSNFSWNYAIFWQISCSKSGDWVLGWGDGSCREPKEGEESEFTRILNIRLEDETQQRMRKRVIQKLQTLFGESDEDNYALGLDRVTDTEMFFLASMYFSFPRGEGGPGNCYASGKHVWISDALKSGPDYCVRSFLARSAGFQTIVLVATDVGVVELGSVRSVPESIEMVQSIRSWFSTRSSSIRTKPMDAAVAAVAMPVVSEKKDENSPFSNFGIVERVEGAPKIFGQDLNSSNHGHGFREKLAIRKMEERPSWNAYQNGSRLAFPGTRNRLHGSSWAQSFGLKQGTPGEVYGSQATANNLKELVNGVREEFRHNHYQGQKQVQVQIDFSGATSGPSGIGRPLGAESEHSDVEASCKEERPGAADDRRPRKRGRKPANGREEPLNHVEAERQRREKLNQRFYALRAVVPNISKMDKASLLGDAISYINELQAKLKKMEAERGKLEGVVRDSSTLDVNTNGESHNQARDVDIQASHDEVMVRVSCPMDSHPASRVIQALKEAQVTVIESKLSAANDTVFHTFVIKSEGSEQLTKEKLMAAISCESSSLQSLSSTG; from the coding sequence ATGAAGATTGAGGTGGGTATGGGAGGTGGGGCATGGAATGATGAAGATAAGACTATGGTTGCTGCTGTTTTAGGCTCAAAAGCTTTTAATTACTTGCTATCAAATTCAGTAgctaatcaaaatttattaatggtTATGTGTGGCGATGAGAATTTGCAAAATAAGCTCTCTGATCTTGTGGACTGCCCCAACTCCTCGAATTTTAGCTGGAACTATGCCATATTTTGGCAGATTTCATGTTCTAAGTCTGGTGATTGGGTTCTTGGTTGGGGAGATGGGTCTTGTAGGGAGCCTAAAGAAGGTGAAGAATCTGAATTCACTAGAATTCTTAATATACGCCTTGAGGATGAGACTCAACAGAGGATGAGAAAGAGAGTTATTCAGAAGCTGCAGACTTTGTTTGGCGAATCAGATGAGGATAATTATGCCTTGGGATTGGACCGGGTCACTGATACTGAGATGTTCTTTTTGGCATCTATGTATTTCTCCTTTCCTCGGGGAGAAGGTGGTCCGGGAAATTGTTATGCCTCCGGGAAGCATGTCTGGATCTCTGATGCATTGAAATCAGGGCCTGATTATTGTGTGAGATCATTTCTTGCAAGGTCTGCAGGATTTCAGACAATTGTGTTGGTGGCTACTGATGTTGGTGTTGTTGAATTAGGTTCTGTGAGATCTGTTCCTGAAAGTATCGAGATGGTTCAATCAATAAGGTCATGGTTTTCCACTCGGAGTTCAAGTATCAGAACCAAGCCAATGGATGCTGCAGTTGCAGCGGTAGCCATGCCTGTGGTGAGTGAAAAGAAAGATGAGAATTCCCCGTTTTCAAATTTTGGGATTGTGGAGAGAGTTGAAGGAGCTCCGAAGATTTTTGGTCAGGATTTGAACAGCTCAAATCATGGTCATGGTTTTAGGGAGAAACTTGCCATCAGAAAGATGGAAGAGAGACCTTCATGGAATGCTTACCAGAATGGTAGTAGGCTTGCATTTCCTGGTACTCGAAATCGCCTGCATGGTTCTAGCTGGGCACAAAGTTTTGGTTTGAAACAAGGGACACCAGGTGAGGTTTATGGCTCACAAGCCACAGCAAATAATCTAAAAGAGCTGGTTAATGGGGTTAGGGAGGAGTTTAGGCATAATCACTACCAAGGTCAAAAGCAGGTGCAAGTGCAAATTGATTTTTCAGGAGCCACTTCAGGGCCTTCTGGGATTGGCAGACCACTTGGTGCAGAATCTGAGCATTCAGATGTTGAAGCTTCGTGCAAGGAAGAAAGGCCAGGTGCAGCAGATGACAGAAGGCCTCGCAAACGGGGCAGGAAGCCAGCGAATGGAAGAGAAGAACCCCTTAATCATGTTGAGGCAGAGAGGCAGCGGCGAGAGAAGCTCAACCAGCGATTCTATGCACTACGAGCTGTTGTGCCCAATATTTCCAAGATGGACAAGGCTTCATTGTTAGGAGATGCTATTTCTTACATCAATGAGCTTCAAGCGAAGCTCAAGAAAATGGAAGCTGAAAGGGGAAAATTGGAGGGCGTCGTGAGAGATTCATCGACATTGGATGTTAACACAAATGGAGAAAGTCATAATCAAGCTCGAGACGTTGATATCCAAGCTTCCCATGATGAGGTGATGGTAAGAGTGAGTTGTCCGATGGATTCGCATCCTGCATCAAGAGTGATTCAAGCATTGAAAGAAGCACAGGTCACTGTCATTGAGTCGAAACTTTCCGCTGCAAATGACACTGTGTTCCATACATTTGTGATCAAGTCTGAAGGATCCGAGCAGCTAACAAAGGAAAAGCTGATGGCGGCAATTTCGTGCGAATCCAGCTCATTACAGTCATTATCATCAACTGGGTAG
- the LOC7497253 gene encoding UV-stimulated scaffold protein A homolog encodes MEMEEDAGKVRALIEKATNSTAAHVDPRLLKGIKTVVRYSDSELRLAAQILMDFMKRDHSQVRYLTLLIIDELFMRSKLFRALVVENLDKLLSLSVGFRRNHPLPAPPAVASVLRLKAIEFLEKWNSSFGIHYRQIRLGFDYLKNTLRFQFPNVQANAARVQQERREREMRTKEILVNKFEALKENLSSLKEEIRETVDEIGECLEIVKNKEENVVIGALDDDEDFEEFHPLELRQLRLDSLKEGEKVCENSENKVVFDALRELYKLLVTKHLVSVQEGISILIRVEVEDLRLRDSMLKEFIDIRNHLQSMKKKCVESGCVLPDITKHDKEEEEDFWEEGKVESTGLGSFSEPIKRSENSSAPSTSGEVKNEPSECSTEKSKRDGSPGREGGGTDSSSLRSKLMAEAPVIEWGSFLDTWGSNRDVLANHRGLELESHWGRVDHDAVIPAKKIAELNLQATLYKEDRVETQPCRAPLRKGGLCQRRDLRVCPFHGPIIPRDDEGNPINQDTSTSDVTLDLGTDLVEQLAKEAAKNVWDRDNEEARKRKMDKHSQQRARLAKIREHNQAVLRDAAVASNSGSSGIGDDVEASRRDSLLARNKMETLASMLHKKVTTKDRLSRRLLNTRASDAMTRQLTLGEDANYREAFPNQW; translated from the exons ATGGAGATGGAAGAGGATGCGGGAAAAGTGAGGGCGTTGATAGAGAAGGCCACCAATTCCACGGCGGCCCACGTCGACCCCCGCCTCCTCAAAGGCATCAAAACGGTCGTCCGATACTCTGACTCGGAGCTCCGACTCGCCgcccaaatcctaatggatttCATGAAACGCGACCACTCCCAG GTTAGGTATTTGACGCTTCTAATAATTGATGAACTATTTATGCGATCAAAGCTATTTAGAGCTCTAGTTGTTGAGAATTTAGATAAACTATTAAGTTTAAGCGTGGGATTTAGAAGAAACCATCCGCTTCCTGCTCCACCGGCAGTTGCGTCCGTTTTGCGTTTAAAAGCGATTGAATTCTTGGAGAAATGGAATTCTTCTTTTGGAATTCATTACAGACAGATTAGATTAGGTTTTGATTACCTTAAAAACACGCTCCGGTTTCAGTTTCCAAATGTTCAGGCCAATGCAGCACGAGTTCAGCAAGAGAGGAGGGAAAGGGAGATGAGGACGAAAGAGATCCTAGTTAACAAGTTTGAGGCTTTGAAGGAGAATTTATCCTCGTTGAAGGAGGAAATTCGGGAAACTGTTGATGAGATTGGGGAGTGTTTAGAGATTGTTAAGAATAAAGAGGAGAATGTGGTGATTGGCGCTTTAGATGACGATGAGGATTTTGAAGAGTTTCATCCTTTGGAGTTGCGTCAGCTCCGGCTTGATTCGTTGAAAGAGGGGGAGAAGGTCTGCGAGAATAGTGAGAATAAAGTGGTTTTCGATGCATTGAGGGAGTTGTACAAGCTCTTAGTGACAAAGCATTTGGTTTCGGTCCAAGAAGGAATCTCTATTCTAATCAGGGTTGAAGTGGAAGATTTGAGATTAAGAGATTCTATGCTCAAGGAGTTCATTGACATCCGAAATCACCTTCAATCAATGAAGAAGAAATGTGTTGAATCAGGTTGCGTTCTTCCAGACATTAcaaagcatgacaaagaagaggaagaagatttTTGGGAGGAGGGTAAGGTTGAATCAACTGGCCTTGGGAGTTTTAGTGAACCCATTAAGCGATCTGAAAACTCTTCTGCACCATCAACTTCTGGAGAGGTGAAAAATGAACCTTCTGAATGCAGTACTGAGAAGTCGAAACGTGATGGGTCTCCGGGTCGTGAAGGTGGTGGAACTGATTCCAGCTCTCTTCGAAGTAAGCTCATGGCTGAAGCTCCAGTGATAGAGTGGGGCTCTTTTTTGGACACTTGGGGTTCAAACAGGGATGTTTTAGCCAACCACAGGGGCTTGGAGCTTGAAAGTCACTGGGGTAGGGTGGACCATGATGCAGTTATTCCAGCAAAGAAAATTGCTGAATTGAACCTTCAGGCAACTCTTTACAAAGAAGACCGAGTTGAAACCCAGCCATGTCGAGCTCCATTACGGAAGGGTGGACTCTGTCAGAGAAGAGATTTGAGAGTTTGCCCCTTTCACGGACCCATCATTCCCCGTGACGATGAAGGAAATCCTATCAACCAGGACACTTCAACTAGTGACGTGACTCTTGATTTAGGGACTGATTTAGTAGAGCAATTAGCCAAAGAAGCTGCGAAGAATGTTTGGGACAGAGATAATGAGgaagcaaggaaaagaaaaatggacaAACATTCACAGCAACGAGCTAGGCTTGCAAAGATACGAGAACATAATCAAGCTGTTCTGAGGGATGCTGCAGTGGCTTCAAATTCTGGATCTTCAGGTATTGGGGACGATGTCGAGGCATCGAGGAGGGACAGTTTGTTGGCTAGAAACAAAATGGAAACTCTCGCGTCAATGTTGCACAAGAAAGTAACCACCAAAGATAGGTTGTCTCGGAGACTTTTGAATACCAGGGCAAGTGATGCAATGACAAGGCAGCTTACACTGGGAGAAGATGCTAATTATAGAGAAGCCTTTCCAAATCAATGGTAG